In Alicyclobacillus macrosporangiidus CPP55, a single window of DNA contains:
- a CDS encoding HU family DNA-binding protein, with translation MTKTELIEELAVRTELPKAKVERLINTLCDVVGERLQAGEKVALPPLGRFIHVHRSARKARNPLTGEKVDVPERAAVRFQASATLKRRLN, from the coding sequence ATGACAAAGACGGAACTGATTGAGGAGCTGGCCGTGAGGACGGAGCTGCCCAAGGCGAAGGTGGAGCGTCTGATCAACACACTCTGCGACGTCGTGGGAGAGCGGCTGCAGGCCGGAGAGAAGGTGGCCCTGCCGCCTTTGGGGCGTTTCATCCACGTGCACCGCTCGGCACGCAAGGCCAGGAACCCACTGACCGGCGAGAAGGTGGATGTGCCGGAGCGCGCGGCAGTGCGGTTCCAAGCATCGGCAACTCTGAAGCGGAGGCTGAACTGA
- a CDS encoding AAA family ATPase: MFALVCKDGASDVQAQCAGVFDVRVVTAMSELKRLAAQGDLEGVFVDARLGVTAAIRERLSGTTVYEYAPPFRIADAMRWHEQTRRAAPKTEAPQSVSPPVSPVPEPPPKQEEAAVRSAAPAPLALRRTVSAPVRRRTVPVILLDSPKGGAGRSTLGAHMAYYGALRGKRVAVIDLDTNGDIAQKFGFADAPDVRGWRGQSVEEAVRDGVCLVHESGLHLFPSAQSPEVVLQDPEDAVYLLQLCLEEMDAVLLDMPQGWTPVHQAVLPYTTQVLFVVVPAVDQLARIQEHADKLVFAGLSKADVSPILNKSKKARSDERAMAQYLLPFSVQAVVPFDPTIDKRGGINGKRIVRAMKPFWDEAFGFVAPRKRRRWFGMFAR; this comes from the coding sequence GTGTTTGCACTGGTCTGCAAGGACGGGGCGAGCGACGTGCAGGCCCAGTGCGCCGGGGTGTTCGACGTGCGCGTGGTTACGGCCATGAGTGAACTCAAACGGCTTGCGGCGCAAGGGGACCTGGAAGGTGTGTTCGTAGATGCAAGGCTCGGCGTGACAGCGGCGATACGCGAGAGGCTTTCGGGGACGACGGTGTACGAGTATGCACCGCCGTTTCGGATCGCGGACGCGATGCGATGGCATGAACAGACTCGACGGGCGGCGCCGAAGACCGAGGCGCCGCAATCCGTTTCTCCGCCTGTTTCTCCGGTGCCGGAGCCTCCGCCGAAACAGGAAGAGGCTGCCGTTCGGTCTGCCGCGCCAGCGCCTTTGGCCTTGCGTCGTACGGTTTCCGCTCCGGTGCGTCGCCGCACGGTGCCGGTCATCCTGCTTGACAGCCCGAAAGGCGGCGCCGGCCGCTCGACGCTCGGTGCGCACATGGCGTATTACGGGGCACTGCGGGGCAAGCGGGTCGCGGTGATTGACCTGGATACCAACGGGGACATCGCCCAGAAGTTCGGATTTGCCGACGCGCCGGATGTGCGCGGCTGGCGTGGTCAGAGCGTGGAGGAGGCGGTGCGCGACGGAGTGTGTCTGGTTCACGAATCCGGCCTGCATCTGTTTCCGTCAGCACAGAGCCCGGAAGTGGTGCTCCAGGACCCGGAGGACGCGGTGTATCTGCTCCAGCTTTGCCTGGAGGAGATGGACGCGGTGCTGCTGGACATGCCGCAGGGATGGACGCCGGTGCACCAGGCTGTGTTGCCGTACACGACACAGGTGCTGTTTGTCGTTGTACCAGCGGTGGACCAGCTCGCCAGGATTCAGGAGCACGCAGACAAGTTGGTGTTCGCGGGACTGTCCAAGGCGGATGTGTCGCCGATCCTCAACAAGAGCAAGAAGGCACGGTCAGACGAGAGGGCGATGGCACAGTACCTGCTGCCGTTCTCCGTACAGGCCGTGGTCCCGTTCGACCCGACGATTGACAAGCGCGGCGGGATAAACGGCAAGCGGATCGTTCGAGCCATGAAGCCGTTTTGGGACGAGGCGTTTGGGTTTGTGGCACCGCGGAAGCGGCGGCGGTGGTTCGGGATGTTCGCCCGGTGA
- a CDS encoding ParM/StbA family protein yields the protein MILGVDLGYGWVKATDGERRVRFPALVGEAHELVMQEMFGSRSAEYDVTLETPSGTRRVFIGELARRESRDAALNLATRKYEDADTQALWLTTLALLAKDGEPLDVVTGLPLAHYETQRRAFRQRLEETAGRVTVQGRTVDVQVRSVRVIPQAMGAMIASLLDPVTLELRNPAWTEHGGYLLLVDVGTRTTGFVTFETQPELALVNRLSDSVDVGVHDLHVALAGVFRQRTGETPPLSDRIYDELLARGEVAYGGHTVSVEPERTRHMERLGGLIVRRIVERMGAEAMQRVQTVFVAGGGHAIALAALQQTFPRVYTVPNPQMANAQGYWIYGVTRSGRR from the coding sequence ATGATTCTCGGTGTGGACCTTGGGTATGGATGGGTGAAGGCGACGGATGGAGAACGTCGGGTGCGGTTTCCAGCACTGGTTGGGGAAGCGCACGAGCTGGTGATGCAAGAGATGTTTGGGTCGCGCTCCGCAGAGTATGATGTGACCCTTGAAACGCCGTCGGGCACCCGGCGCGTGTTCATCGGTGAATTGGCCCGGCGGGAGAGCCGGGACGCAGCTTTGAACCTGGCCACGCGAAAGTACGAGGACGCGGACACACAGGCGCTGTGGTTGACGACGCTGGCGCTTTTGGCCAAGGACGGCGAGCCGCTGGACGTGGTGACGGGGTTGCCGTTGGCGCACTACGAGACGCAGCGGCGTGCGTTTCGGCAACGTCTGGAGGAGACCGCCGGGCGGGTGACAGTGCAGGGGCGAACGGTGGACGTCCAGGTGCGAAGCGTGCGGGTGATCCCGCAGGCGATGGGGGCGATGATCGCGAGCCTCCTCGATCCGGTTACCCTGGAGCTTCGCAATCCTGCCTGGACGGAACATGGCGGGTACCTGCTGTTGGTCGACGTCGGGACGCGGACAACGGGGTTCGTCACTTTTGAGACACAGCCCGAACTGGCGCTGGTCAACCGCCTGTCGGACTCGGTGGACGTGGGGGTGCATGACCTGCACGTGGCACTGGCCGGGGTGTTCCGGCAACGCACAGGAGAGACACCGCCCTTGTCTGATCGAATCTACGACGAACTTCTTGCCCGAGGTGAGGTGGCGTATGGCGGGCATACCGTCTCCGTTGAACCGGAGCGCACACGGCATATGGAGCGGCTGGGAGGCCTCATTGTCCGGCGGATCGTCGAGCGCATGGGCGCGGAGGCGATGCAGCGGGTGCAGACGGTCTTTGTGGCGGGAGGCGGGCATGCGATTGCGCTAGCGGCCTTGCAACAGACGTTCCCGCGGGTGTACACCGTGCCAAATCCGCAGATGGCCAATGCGCAAGGGTATTGGATTTATGGCGTCACACGCTCGGGGAGGAGATAA
- a CDS encoding EAL domain-containing protein encodes MALRQQVIVRLADETVFGHELLLAHPRETLGLLADAGLLTGLDRYILDVAAQRAKNSDELVFVNVTSELLTERRLPFPPDEDLTGLVLEITERSRLDMGEVASYLEPYRKRGLKVALDDFGDGFNGISRWSVLQPDFVKVRLTEGVEVFLPMLVQVAAESGAQLVVERVETPEQHAWLQKLGVGYGQGFYYGRPTPIEGGTA; translated from the coding sequence GTGGCGTTGCGGCAACAGGTGATTGTCCGCCTCGCGGACGAGACGGTGTTCGGGCATGAACTCTTGCTTGCTCATCCCCGTGAGACGCTGGGGCTGCTGGCGGACGCGGGACTGTTGACGGGCCTTGACCGGTACATCCTCGACGTGGCGGCGCAGCGGGCGAAAAACAGTGATGAACTGGTGTTCGTGAACGTCACGTCTGAGTTGTTGACCGAGCGAAGGCTGCCGTTCCCGCCCGACGAGGATTTGACGGGACTGGTGCTGGAAATCACGGAGCGAAGCCGCCTCGATATGGGGGAGGTTGCTTCATATCTGGAGCCATATCGTAAGCGGGGCCTGAAGGTGGCTCTGGACGATTTCGGAGACGGGTTCAACGGGATCTCCCGCTGGAGTGTGCTTCAGCCGGACTTCGTGAAAGTGCGTCTGACGGAAGGGGTGGAGGTGTTCTTGCCTATGCTGGTGCAGGTTGCGGCGGAATCAGGAGCCCAGTTGGTGGTTGAGCGGGTAGAAACACCCGAACAGCATGCTTGGCTGCAGAAACTGGGCGTTGGGTACGGGCAGGGGTTCTACTATGGACGCCCCACCCCGATTGAGGGGGGTACGGCATGA
- a CDS encoding ParA family protein has product MWTLFDKDPVRGERLRRYLERRGVTAQLVAREEDIPADDCGVTVAVFMAGWDEATVRRVKDNFGVAALLCTPDTVPSERYTELLRAGYDDVIPYPPSPEYVRRWEREPETDGKVTLESLIAGPKKSSYTDLRDTRPFAGTALSRQAKVICVAGVKGGVGKTTLSVLMANALMAKGRRVVLVELDPNGNLAGLLKVERVVTADRFETLPDTLADPELEQNMMRTEGGWWLIPKGERPLGLSRDGTGRLIHLTGQYADYVVLDTHASRLVSTLVALQEADVVMGVTTTDRTTWTDLRPFLQGTDKPAYLVINRVRERPRRAGEIARFLERETGYRVAGIVREDKTLYERVQEGLTPMGSRRTGEAVRALLRAAGVTDTTPETPEKLAKPKGWWRL; this is encoded by the coding sequence ATGTGGACGCTGTTTGATAAGGACCCGGTGCGTGGTGAGCGATTGAGGCGGTACCTGGAGCGGCGGGGAGTTACGGCGCAGCTTGTGGCGCGCGAGGAGGACATCCCTGCCGACGATTGCGGTGTGACGGTGGCGGTGTTCATGGCGGGCTGGGACGAGGCGACGGTACGGCGTGTGAAGGACAACTTTGGCGTAGCGGCGCTGCTTTGCACGCCTGATACTGTGCCGTCCGAGCGGTACACCGAACTGTTGCGAGCCGGGTATGACGACGTCATCCCGTACCCGCCCTCTCCGGAGTATGTCCGGCGGTGGGAACGCGAGCCCGAGACCGACGGCAAGGTGACGCTCGAATCCCTCATTGCCGGTCCCAAAAAGTCTTCCTACACTGACCTGCGCGACACGCGGCCGTTTGCCGGCACGGCATTGTCCCGCCAAGCCAAGGTCATCTGTGTGGCCGGGGTCAAAGGCGGCGTGGGCAAGACGACGCTGTCGGTGCTCATGGCAAACGCGCTGATGGCCAAAGGCCGTCGCGTGGTGCTCGTGGAACTGGACCCGAACGGCAACCTGGCGGGGCTGCTCAAGGTGGAGCGCGTGGTGACGGCCGACCGGTTCGAGACGTTGCCGGACACCCTGGCTGACCCGGAGTTGGAGCAGAACATGATGCGCACGGAGGGCGGCTGGTGGCTTATCCCGAAAGGGGAGCGGCCATTGGGGCTCAGCCGTGATGGCACCGGGCGGCTGATTCACCTGACCGGGCAGTACGCCGATTACGTGGTGCTCGACACGCACGCTTCGCGACTGGTCTCCACGCTCGTTGCCCTGCAAGAGGCGGACGTAGTGATGGGAGTCACGACAACCGACCGCACCACGTGGACGGACCTGCGGCCGTTCTTGCAGGGGACGGACAAGCCCGCGTATCTGGTCATAAACCGGGTTCGGGAGCGGCCGCGGCGAGCAGGAGAGATTGCGCGGTTTTTGGAGCGCGAAACCGGGTACCGGGTGGCGGGTATCGTGCGCGAGGATAAGACGCTGTACGAGCGCGTGCAGGAGGGCCTGACGCCGATGGGTTCGCGGAGGACCGGCGAGGCGGTGCGGGCGCTGCTGCGTGCGGCGGGCGTGACGGATACGACCCCCGAAACGCCGGAGAAGTTGGCGAAACCGAAGGGATGGTGGAGGCTGTGA
- a CDS encoding SAF domain-containing protein: MKRSTFLLMGVGLAVVAGGLFAFGYKMATDTVSVVTAKTYIPADTPVQAGDLTTAQVPKSFARQMGALTRAGDVTGHYLSVSVVPGEPIMKGMLATTDDLQALASQYAAEHHTDGVLVDYPANSALASAAQPGQDVALVVTPQGQNAAPKLYPVHVLAVSAPQAQNSGPLSLNNNNSGKTLFLFVPRNEYTEIAPALTAGQAHVVFLPAGQTAATNPVATQTNPATGINSTVPQTNPAASK; encoded by the coding sequence GTGAAACGAAGCACGTTTCTCTTGATGGGCGTGGGACTGGCTGTGGTGGCGGGAGGACTTTTTGCCTTTGGCTACAAGATGGCCACGGACACGGTGTCTGTGGTGACAGCGAAAACGTACATCCCGGCGGACACGCCGGTTCAGGCTGGGGACTTGACAACGGCGCAAGTTCCCAAGTCGTTTGCGCGGCAAATGGGTGCACTGACCCGTGCCGGTGACGTGACAGGACACTACTTGTCGGTGTCCGTGGTGCCGGGCGAGCCGATTATGAAGGGGATGCTGGCTACCACCGACGATCTTCAGGCGCTGGCGTCCCAGTACGCGGCGGAACACCACACGGACGGGGTGCTGGTGGACTATCCCGCGAACTCGGCGCTGGCAAGCGCCGCGCAGCCGGGGCAGGACGTGGCGCTGGTGGTGACGCCGCAGGGGCAGAACGCGGCGCCGAAACTCTACCCGGTGCACGTGCTTGCGGTGTCGGCTCCGCAAGCGCAGAACAGCGGGCCGCTAAGTCTGAACAACAATAACTCGGGCAAGACGCTGTTCCTGTTCGTACCACGCAACGAGTATACGGAGATTGCGCCCGCATTGACGGCGGGGCAGGCGCACGTGGTGTTCTTGCCGGCAGGGCAGACAGCAGCGACGAATCCCGTGGCAACGCAGACCAATCCAGCAACGGGTATCAATTCGACGGTTCCGCAGACCAATCCGGCAGCTTCCAAATAA
- the ltrA gene encoding group II intron reverse transcriptase/maturase yields MRSCDERRQQNTPQGASARRVAVKPREAGIGGPSSSLAQVQTPSCEEGDSLLEKMLERENLLLALRRVEANKGAPGVDGVTVAQLRSYIQTHWADIRQQLLAGTYKPQPVRRVEIPKPGGGVRGLGIPTVIDRFIQQALLQVLNPIFDPGFSENSFGFRPGRSAHDAVRRAQQYIQLGYRWAVDLDLAKFFDRVNHDKLMARVARKVKDKRVLKLIRAYLNAGIMADGVVVRNEEGTPQGGPLSPLLANIMLDDFDKELKKRGHRFVRYADDCNVYVKSRRAGERVMASLTRYLEGTLKLQVNQEKSAVDRPWKLKFLGFSFLPDKLATIRLAPKTLERFKERVRQITSRSRSMPIAERIRQLNAYIMGWVAYYRLAEMKGHCERFDEWIRRRLRMCIWKQWKRVRTRYRELRALGQPEWVVHMTANSRRGPWFMARMLNQAMDKTYFEQLGLRSLQARYLTLRGVS; encoded by the coding sequence ATGCGTTCATGCGACGAGCGACGACAGCAGAATACCCCGCAAGGGGCCTCCGCCCGGAGAGTAGCGGTGAAGCCGCGAGAGGCCGGGATTGGAGGGCCGAGTTCGTCGTTGGCACAAGTGCAGACCCCATCCTGCGAAGAGGGTGACTCCCTGCTGGAGAAGATGCTGGAGCGGGAGAACCTGCTCTTGGCGCTTCGTCGAGTTGAGGCGAACAAGGGGGCGCCAGGGGTGGATGGCGTGACGGTAGCACAACTACGGTCGTACATCCAGACCCACTGGGCTGACATCCGTCAGCAGCTGCTGGCGGGGACCTACAAACCGCAGCCCGTCAGGCGGGTCGAAATTCCGAAACCCGGAGGTGGGGTGCGGGGACTGGGAATCCCCACCGTGATCGACCGATTCATCCAGCAGGCGCTGCTCCAGGTACTGAATCCGATCTTCGACCCGGGGTTTTCCGAGAACAGCTTCGGATTCCGGCCGGGGCGGAGCGCCCATGATGCAGTACGCAGGGCACAGCAATACATTCAGTTGGGTTACCGGTGGGCAGTGGACCTGGATCTGGCGAAGTTCTTCGACCGAGTGAACCACGATAAGCTCATGGCGCGCGTGGCACGGAAGGTCAAGGACAAGCGGGTGCTCAAGCTCATCCGGGCTTACCTGAACGCAGGCATCATGGCGGACGGGGTGGTCGTACGCAACGAGGAAGGGACACCGCAAGGCGGCCCCCTCAGCCCACTGCTCGCCAACATCATGCTGGACGACTTCGACAAGGAGCTGAAGAAGCGAGGACATCGGTTTGTCCGCTATGCGGACGACTGCAATGTCTACGTGAAGTCGCGCAGGGCGGGCGAGCGAGTGATGGCGTCACTGACCAGATACCTGGAGGGGACACTGAAACTGCAGGTCAACCAGGAGAAGAGTGCGGTAGACCGGCCGTGGAAACTGAAGTTCCTCGGATTCAGCTTTCTGCCCGACAAGCTGGCCACGATACGCCTGGCACCGAAGACGCTCGAACGGTTCAAAGAGCGGGTGCGCCAGATCACCAGCCGCTCACGAAGCATGCCCATCGCGGAGCGCATCAGACAATTGAACGCGTACATCATGGGATGGGTGGCGTACTACCGACTGGCGGAGATGAAGGGGCACTGCGAACGGTTCGATGAATGGATTCGGCGCAGGCTGCGGATGTGCATTTGGAAGCAATGGAAACGGGTGCGCACGCGGTATCGGGAGCTACGCGCGTTGGGGCAACCGGAATGGGTGGTGCACATGACAGCCAATTCACGGCGAGGGCCGTGGTTCATGGCGAGGATGCTGAACCAGGCCATGGACAAAACGTACTTCGAACAACTGGGACTGCGCAGTCTTCAGGCGAGATACCTTACACTTCGTGGTGTTTCATGA
- a CDS encoding ATPase, T2SS/T4P/T4SS family: MQFEEIEQAQREMERVLRGEPELERLAREAEPHYQRLLEEIRRRNEWWRELPPRKSAYAYLGRIAGEIDVPHACREYVITAVLNDMYSYGKIQRLIDDPLVSDIQIYGGFATFYIRAGKRYESTEARMSNEELYAFVQKKLSGTNYHFDLSKPFCDAILPDGYRMHVVGGPAGWTVPDEDGRRLEHDCFIVTIRKPLRNFTLQELWQLRTFDETILCFFEWMQRLARSFVIVGGTGSSKSTLMAALLGLVPGDRVSGIIEEMPELQPLCPRAARLYERPANAEGKGAVRMAEQVVNTLRMQFDNVYVGEVRTSPVAWEFLQAASTVTHQTGTTLHVRGMPDTAAAIRRLAALLLAHGTKPGPAMVGDLITMGVKHIIGMMSVPDKGGKRVVEIGELLPYEPRERRIPYVVIAKWDPAADTWHFNGITKAMVDEARIWGYTISGLPVQEHPDVRYVYL; encoded by the coding sequence GTGCAGTTTGAAGAGATTGAACAGGCCCAACGCGAGATGGAACGGGTGTTGCGGGGCGAGCCGGAACTGGAACGGCTCGCGCGGGAAGCCGAACCACACTACCAGCGCCTGCTGGAGGAAATCCGCCGCCGCAACGAGTGGTGGCGGGAGCTTCCGCCGAGAAAGTCGGCGTATGCGTACCTGGGCCGGATCGCTGGCGAGATTGACGTGCCGCACGCCTGCCGGGAGTACGTCATCACCGCCGTGCTCAATGACATGTACTCCTATGGCAAGATCCAGCGGCTCATCGACGACCCGCTTGTGTCGGACATCCAAATTTACGGGGGTTTCGCGACGTTCTATATCCGGGCGGGCAAGCGGTACGAATCGACGGAGGCCCGCATGTCGAATGAGGAGTTGTACGCCTTCGTTCAGAAGAAGTTGTCCGGGACCAATTACCACTTCGATTTGTCCAAGCCCTTTTGTGACGCGATTCTCCCGGACGGATACCGGATGCATGTGGTGGGAGGTCCCGCGGGGTGGACCGTGCCGGACGAGGACGGGCGGCGTCTGGAGCATGACTGTTTCATCGTGACCATTCGCAAGCCGCTGCGGAACTTCACTCTTCAGGAGTTGTGGCAGCTGCGCACGTTTGATGAGACGATTCTCTGTTTCTTCGAGTGGATGCAGCGCTTGGCGCGCAGTTTTGTGATTGTCGGCGGGACGGGCAGCAGTAAATCGACCCTCATGGCGGCCCTCTTGGGTCTCGTTCCAGGAGACCGGGTGTCCGGGATCATCGAGGAGATGCCGGAGTTGCAGCCTCTGTGTCCGCGGGCGGCGCGACTCTATGAACGTCCGGCGAATGCGGAGGGCAAGGGCGCGGTGCGGATGGCGGAGCAGGTGGTCAACACGCTTCGGATGCAGTTTGACAACGTGTACGTCGGCGAGGTGCGCACGTCCCCGGTGGCGTGGGAATTCTTGCAGGCGGCTTCGACCGTCACCCACCAGACCGGGACGACGCTGCACGTGCGCGGGATGCCTGATACCGCGGCGGCGATCCGGAGGTTGGCGGCGTTGCTCCTGGCTCATGGGACGAAGCCAGGTCCCGCGATGGTGGGCGATCTCATCACGATGGGTGTCAAACACATCATCGGCATGATGTCGGTGCCGGACAAAGGCGGCAAGCGCGTGGTGGAGATCGGTGAGCTTTTGCCCTATGAGCCGCGGGAGCGCCGGATTCCGTATGTGGTGATTGCCAAGTGGGACCCGGCGGCTGACACCTGGCATTTCAACGGCATCACCAAGGCGATGGTCGATGAAGCGAGGATCTGGGGATACACCATTTCTGGCTTGCCTGTACAGGAACACCCGGATGTTCGGTACGTGTATCTGTGA
- a CDS encoding type II secretion system F family protein, protein MIAQLIGLLAGLALLCFFIESDLRRAHRESLWLASLRERYHPAKTRLPALDRLAYEMKEGGVKTTPLILVSTAGFVVASVLLSLAEESVLFGVLVSLAETIGGAVGWIRYRYRKRKRAFFDALLREAMPIAITTLRATNRLEAAFEDVASIARDKRVKEEFEALAKTWRGLHVTPEQALGLAAARWEIDEMVQLARATEEAVKYHANLAELWLKYREQIERDEDKRRKLRAKTLAGRRNGLIYSGIVVAMFGLAYPRAHPYMTPIANTGFWVVLLILLACTWAIWRAGEVIEV, encoded by the coding sequence ATGATAGCGCAATTGATCGGGCTTTTGGCGGGGTTGGCGCTGCTGTGCTTTTTCATCGAGAGCGACCTGCGCCGGGCACACCGTGAGTCGCTGTGGCTCGCGTCGTTGCGCGAGCGGTACCATCCGGCCAAGACTCGTCTTCCTGCGCTCGACCGGCTTGCGTATGAGATGAAGGAGGGCGGGGTGAAGACAACCCCGCTCATTCTCGTTTCCACGGCCGGATTCGTTGTGGCATCGGTGTTGTTGTCACTGGCGGAGGAATCGGTCCTATTCGGCGTGTTGGTGAGTCTCGCCGAGACCATCGGCGGGGCGGTGGGATGGATTCGATACCGGTACCGGAAACGCAAGCGCGCGTTCTTTGACGCGCTCTTGCGTGAGGCGATGCCGATAGCGATCACGACCCTTCGGGCTACGAACCGCCTGGAGGCGGCGTTTGAGGATGTAGCGTCCATCGCGCGGGACAAGCGGGTCAAAGAGGAATTCGAGGCCCTGGCCAAGACTTGGCGGGGACTGCACGTCACGCCGGAGCAGGCGCTGGGGCTGGCGGCGGCCCGCTGGGAGATCGACGAGATGGTGCAGCTTGCGAGGGCGACGGAGGAAGCGGTCAAGTACCACGCGAACCTGGCCGAGTTGTGGTTGAAGTACCGGGAGCAGATCGAGCGGGACGAGGACAAGCGGAGAAAGCTCCGGGCCAAGACGCTGGCCGGGCGCCGCAACGGCCTCATTTACTCCGGGATCGTGGTGGCCATGTTTGGGCTGGCGTACCCGCGGGCGCACCCTTACATGACGCCGATTGCCAACACTGGATTTTGGGTGGTGCTGCTCATTCTTCTGGCCTGCACGTGGGCGATTTGGCGCGCCGGTGAGGTGATTGAGGTATGA
- a CDS encoding amidoligase family protein — MPVSCAVCAKHLTNPVSVQRGTGPVCARHVNEFIALISAERARTVRESWAQTRRRVAVNGQEVEHTVMLGMGEMAIANAKARYLARIRRVREVPVSAGLVPSEYSATRRRNEDILFERFGSGAALVHSGSERDYIITTDRTGTHAEHCSCPDHWFRNRPCRHMQAYELLAARQREDAPSSAERRSTESTRELRSDNRIMAAPTIIGSVVDREAAWENERDRNLYVWQERHAHDGVFVSESDEAWTTLRETVASDGGLGDYETEDVLDGVNTTFGIELEVEGVRGNDVAFALYRAGLSDRLAMGSYTTRFTPGTWGVRSDASLVGGCEIVSPVLRDTPETWQAIAEVTRILQEQGARTSQRTGFHIHMAHDILDDRGYRWQRLGRYMVGYSREYLQMGATRSRLTRPELPNQHRGTNYTQPLRKTHVVKLRRNDTALEASRKIIGYTGHSSRYKMVNTAKFVERGVPTVEFRYPNGTVDPVVIQRQVQLANATLMQSAYLRKDKPGADRLPRLFSSDRGVELEQLHAQSPESRFRLYLDTFGSDRLRRIAAGLWVRGAVPTFLLDI; from the coding sequence ATGCCCGTATCGTGCGCAGTCTGCGCCAAGCATCTCACTAATCCGGTTTCCGTCCAGCGCGGCACCGGCCCGGTGTGTGCAAGGCATGTGAATGAGTTCATCGCCCTCATCTCCGCCGAGCGTGCTCGAACCGTACGAGAGTCCTGGGCGCAGACCAGGCGGCGTGTGGCGGTTAACGGTCAAGAGGTAGAACACACCGTGATGCTGGGTATGGGTGAAATGGCCATTGCGAACGCCAAAGCCCGGTATCTGGCACGCATCCGCCGCGTCAGAGAGGTGCCTGTGAGCGCCGGTTTGGTGCCGTCCGAATACTCCGCGACCCGGCGCCGAAACGAAGACATCCTGTTCGAGCGGTTTGGCAGCGGCGCTGCGCTGGTGCATTCCGGCTCGGAACGCGATTACATCATCACCACCGACCGCACCGGCACTCACGCCGAGCATTGCTCCTGCCCCGACCATTGGTTCCGTAACCGTCCCTGTCGGCACATGCAAGCTTACGAGCTTCTGGCCGCTCGCCAGCGCGAAGATGCACCGTCGTCTGCTGAAAGGCGCTCTACGGAGTCAACACGCGAACTTCGCAGCGACAACCGCATCATGGCAGCACCCACCATCATCGGTTCGGTTGTGGACCGAGAAGCGGCGTGGGAAAATGAGCGTGATCGGAATCTGTACGTCTGGCAAGAGCGGCACGCCCACGACGGGGTGTTCGTCAGCGAGAGCGACGAGGCGTGGACCACGCTGCGGGAGACGGTCGCCAGTGATGGCGGCCTAGGAGACTACGAAACAGAAGATGTGCTCGACGGCGTGAATACCACGTTCGGGATCGAACTCGAAGTGGAGGGTGTGCGTGGCAATGATGTTGCGTTCGCCCTGTACCGGGCAGGGTTGTCCGATCGATTGGCGATGGGAAGCTACACGACCAGATTTACGCCTGGGACCTGGGGCGTCCGAAGCGACGCCAGCCTGGTAGGAGGCTGCGAAATCGTGTCCCCGGTGCTCCGGGATACGCCGGAGACGTGGCAGGCGATAGCGGAGGTCACGAGGATCTTGCAGGAACAGGGTGCGCGTACCAGTCAGCGTACAGGATTCCATATCCACATGGCTCATGACATTCTCGACGACCGCGGCTACCGTTGGCAACGGCTCGGGCGGTACATGGTTGGGTACTCCCGCGAATATCTCCAGATGGGGGCGACGAGAAGCCGTCTGACGCGGCCTGAACTGCCCAATCAACATCGAGGCACAAATTATACTCAACCCCTCCGGAAGACCCACGTGGTAAAGCTCCGGAGAAACGACACCGCACTGGAGGCGTCAAGAAAGATCATCGGGTATACCGGACACAGCTCACGCTACAAGATGGTCAATACCGCCAAATTCGTGGAACGGGGCGTGCCGACGGTCGAGTTCCGGTATCCGAACGGCACGGTCGATCCGGTCGTGATCCAGCGCCAGGTGCAGCTTGCCAATGCCACCTTGATGCAATCCGCATACCTGCGTAAGGACAAGCCCGGCGCCGACCGCCTGCCGCGACTCTTCAGCAGCGACCGGGGTGTCGAACTGGAGCAGTTGCATGCGCAGAGCCCAGAGTCCCGGTTCCGGTTGTATCTGGACACGTTCGGCAGCGACCGTCTGCGCAGGATTGCAGCTGGACTATGGGTGCGCGGGGCCGTACCCACATTTCTTCTAGATATATGA